One window of Corynebacterium accolens genomic DNA carries:
- the truB gene encoding tRNA pseudouridine(55) synthase TruB codes for MTDALAHSGLVIVDKPAGMTSHDVVSRLRRYFHTKKVGHAGTLDPMATGVLVLGIERGTKFLAHMVASTKSYSATIRLGASTTTDDAEGEFRWGKPAAALHRSAIEAEVAALTGDIMQKPAAVSAIKIKGKRAHELVREGKEVDIPARPVTIHSFDIHDLRTEGDFVDLDVSVECSSGTYIRSLARDMGEALGVGGHLTALRRTTVGPFALADAHMLDDLAENPSLSLSLDEALKRSFPVLPVTEDEAAALAMGKWLEPRGLSGVHAAVAPNGQAIALIKEKGKRLATVFVARPSTL; via the coding sequence ATGACTGATGCGCTCGCACATTCCGGACTTGTCATTGTTGATAAGCCTGCCGGCATGACCTCCCACGATGTTGTTAGCCGCCTACGCAGGTATTTCCACACCAAAAAGGTCGGCCATGCCGGCACCCTGGATCCCATGGCGACAGGGGTGCTGGTCCTCGGCATCGAACGCGGCACCAAATTCCTCGCGCACATGGTCGCCTCCACCAAGTCCTATTCAGCCACCATCCGCCTCGGCGCTTCTACCACCACCGATGATGCTGAGGGCGAATTTCGCTGGGGCAAGCCTGCGGCCGCGCTGCACCGTTCCGCCATCGAGGCCGAAGTTGCCGCGTTAACCGGCGATATTATGCAAAAGCCCGCCGCGGTTTCCGCCATCAAGATCAAGGGCAAAAGGGCGCATGAATTGGTGCGCGAGGGCAAAGAGGTAGATATTCCCGCCCGCCCGGTCACCATCCACAGCTTTGACATTCATGACCTGCGCACCGAGGGCGATTTCGTTGACCTCGATGTATCCGTGGAGTGTTCCTCCGGCACCTATATCCGCTCCTTGGCGCGCGATATGGGCGAGGCCCTGGGCGTCGGCGGGCATTTAACCGCCCTGCGCCGCACTACGGTGGGGCCCTTTGCGCTTGCCGATGCCCACATGCTCGACGATCTTGCCGAAAACCCCAGCCTATCCTTGAGCCTCGATGAGGCGCTCAAGCGCAGTTTCCCCGTCCTGCCCGTCACCGAGGACGAGGCCGCCGCTTTAGCGATGGGCAAATGGTTAGAGCCGCGCGGGCTGTCCGGGGTTCATGCGGCGGTAGCCCCCAATGGCCAGGCCATCGCGCTCATTAAGGAGAAGGGCAAAAGGCTGGCCACGGTCTTTGTGGCGCGGCCGTCTACCCTCTAA